In a genomic window of Rhinoderma darwinii isolate aRhiDar2 chromosome 10, aRhiDar2.hap1, whole genome shotgun sequence:
- the SMG9 gene encoding nonsense-mediated mRNA decay factor SMG9 isoform X1, with product MSDSGHSQPSMYVPGRNRRRRWMDQGPPGNLNLSEPGRERDSMLRDRDQDRWDGNDENSGYTMQKTPIILAKPAAERPKPASAPPAPEKPIVLMKAREEGKPAPTAEGASLPPAAATAKVEKEGQRPTQPVYQIQNRGMAAAAANASGNVDPVVGQAKLLPPQKMKHSIKLVDEYMNWCDSAIEFLLDQTDVLVVGVLGFQGTGKSTMMSLLSANSPDDDQRSYVFRMQSQEVRERAGNQTSGIDFFISQERIIFLDTQPILSPAILDHLINNDRKLPPEYNLPHTYVEMQSLQIAAFLFTVCHVVIVTQDWFTDFNLYRFLQTAEMLKPSTPSPSHESSGSSGGDEGIEYYPQIVFLQNKAKREDFCPRTLKQMNMVVDKLMLHSRLRYKGTVSMLDCNIFPGLPYDFLESEVNLFLIPTMENDTDETISRAGTGGNAGFPLLPGYKGHPSFHSMISKLRSQIISMSRPQLSHTILTEKNWFHYAARIWDGVKKSSALSEYSRLLG from the exons ATGTCTGACTCCGGACACAGTCAGCCCAGCATGTACGTCCCCGGCCGCAACAGGAGACGTCGCTGGATGGACCAAGGCCCTCCGGGGAACCTCAACCTCTCGGAGCCCGGCCGTGAGAGGGACTCCATGCTGCGTGACCGGGACCAGGACAGATGG gaTGGGAATGATGAGAACTCCGGCTACACCATGCAGAAGACCCCCATCATCCTCGCCAAGCCTGCAGCTGAGCGT CCAAAGCCAGCGTCCGCTCCACCTGCACCGGAAAAGCCCATTGTTCTTATGAAGGCCAGAGAGGAAGGAAAACCAGCCCCTACAGCAGAGGGCGCTAGCCTCCCGCCTGCTGCCGCCACAGCAAAAGTGGAGAAAGAAGGACAGCGCCCTACACAGCCGGTGTACCAGATACAGAACAGGGGCATGGCGGCCGCAGCAGCAAATGCCAGCGGCAATGTGGATC CTGTGGTCGGCCAAGCAAAACTGCTGCCCCCTCAGAAGATGAAGCACAGCATCAAGCTGGTGGATGAATACATGAACTGGTGTGACAGTGCCATCGAG TTTTTGCTGGATCAGACAGACGTCCTGGTTGTCGGCGTCCTCGGATTCCAGGGCACCGGCAAGTCCACCATGATGTCTCTCCTTTCGGCCAACTCTCCGGATGATGACCAGAG GTCGTACGTCTTCAGGATGCAAAGCCAAGAGGTGAGAGAGCGAGCCGGGAACCAGACAAGTGGCATTGATTTCTTCATCAGTCAGGAGAGGATTATATTCCTGGATACGCAG CCCATTTTGAGTCCGGCCATATTGGACCACCTGATAAATAATGACCGGAAACTGCCTCCAGAATACAACCTTCCACACACCTATGTGGAGATGCAG TCTCTACAGATTGCTGCCTTCTTGTTCACGGTGTGTCATGTAGTCATCGTCACCCAGGACTGGTTCACAGATTTTAACTTATACCG GTTTCTGCAGACTGCTGAGATGCTAAAACCATCTACCCCATCCCCCAGCCACGAGTCCAGCGGATCATCTGGAGGAGATGAAGGAATTGAGTATTACCCCCAAATAG tcttcctacaaaataaagcaaaaagagAAGATTTCTGCCCCCGCACCCTGAAACAGATGAACATGGTGGTTGACAAGCTCATGCTTCACTCGCGCCTGCGTTACAAAG GCACCGTCTCCATGTTGGACTGCAACATTTTTCCTGGGTTACCCTATGACTTCCTGGAATCGGAAGTGAATTTATTTCTAATACCAACCATGGAGAACGATACCGATGAGACCATCTCCAGAGCAG GGACAGGTGGAAATGCAGGGTTCCCTCTCCTGCCAGGCTACAAGGGGCACCCCAGCTTCCACAGCATGATCAGTAAACTTCGAAGCCAGATAATCTCCATGTCCCGGCCGCAGCTTTCACATACTATCCTGACCGAGAAAAACTG GTTCCACTATGCCGCTCGTATCTGGGACGGAGTGAAGAAGTCATCGGCGCTGTCTGAGTACAGCAGATTACTGGGCTAG
- the SMG9 gene encoding nonsense-mediated mRNA decay factor SMG9 isoform X2, translating into MSDSGHSQPSMYVPGRNRRRRWMDQGPPGNLNLSEPGRERDSMLRDRDQDRWDGNDENSGYTMQKTPIILAKPAAERPKPASAPPAPEKPIVLMKAREEGKPAPTAEGASLPPAAATAKVEKEGQRPTQPVYQIQNRGMAAAAANASGNVDPVVGQAKLLPPQKMKHSIKLVDEYMNWCDSAIEFLLDQTDVLVVGVLGFQGTGKSTMMSLLSANSPDDDQRSYVFRMQSQEVRERAGNQTSGIDFFISQERIIFLDTQPILSPAILDHLINNDRKLPPEYNLPHTYVEMQSLQIAAFLFTVCHVVIVTQDWFTDFNLYRFLQTAEMLKPSTPSPSHESSGSSGGDEGIEYYPQIVFLQNKAKREDFCPRTLKQMNMVVDKLMLHSRLRYKGTVSMLDCNIFPGLPYDFLESEVNLFLIPTMENDTDETISRAGGNAGFPLLPGYKGHPSFHSMISKLRSQIISMSRPQLSHTILTEKNWFHYAARIWDGVKKSSALSEYSRLLG; encoded by the exons ATGTCTGACTCCGGACACAGTCAGCCCAGCATGTACGTCCCCGGCCGCAACAGGAGACGTCGCTGGATGGACCAAGGCCCTCCGGGGAACCTCAACCTCTCGGAGCCCGGCCGTGAGAGGGACTCCATGCTGCGTGACCGGGACCAGGACAGATGG gaTGGGAATGATGAGAACTCCGGCTACACCATGCAGAAGACCCCCATCATCCTCGCCAAGCCTGCAGCTGAGCGT CCAAAGCCAGCGTCCGCTCCACCTGCACCGGAAAAGCCCATTGTTCTTATGAAGGCCAGAGAGGAAGGAAAACCAGCCCCTACAGCAGAGGGCGCTAGCCTCCCGCCTGCTGCCGCCACAGCAAAAGTGGAGAAAGAAGGACAGCGCCCTACACAGCCGGTGTACCAGATACAGAACAGGGGCATGGCGGCCGCAGCAGCAAATGCCAGCGGCAATGTGGATC CTGTGGTCGGCCAAGCAAAACTGCTGCCCCCTCAGAAGATGAAGCACAGCATCAAGCTGGTGGATGAATACATGAACTGGTGTGACAGTGCCATCGAG TTTTTGCTGGATCAGACAGACGTCCTGGTTGTCGGCGTCCTCGGATTCCAGGGCACCGGCAAGTCCACCATGATGTCTCTCCTTTCGGCCAACTCTCCGGATGATGACCAGAG GTCGTACGTCTTCAGGATGCAAAGCCAAGAGGTGAGAGAGCGAGCCGGGAACCAGACAAGTGGCATTGATTTCTTCATCAGTCAGGAGAGGATTATATTCCTGGATACGCAG CCCATTTTGAGTCCGGCCATATTGGACCACCTGATAAATAATGACCGGAAACTGCCTCCAGAATACAACCTTCCACACACCTATGTGGAGATGCAG TCTCTACAGATTGCTGCCTTCTTGTTCACGGTGTGTCATGTAGTCATCGTCACCCAGGACTGGTTCACAGATTTTAACTTATACCG GTTTCTGCAGACTGCTGAGATGCTAAAACCATCTACCCCATCCCCCAGCCACGAGTCCAGCGGATCATCTGGAGGAGATGAAGGAATTGAGTATTACCCCCAAATAG tcttcctacaaaataaagcaaaaagagAAGATTTCTGCCCCCGCACCCTGAAACAGATGAACATGGTGGTTGACAAGCTCATGCTTCACTCGCGCCTGCGTTACAAAG GCACCGTCTCCATGTTGGACTGCAACATTTTTCCTGGGTTACCCTATGACTTCCTGGAATCGGAAGTGAATTTATTTCTAATACCAACCATGGAGAACGATACCGATGAGACCATCTCCAGAGCAG GTGGAAATGCAGGGTTCCCTCTCCTGCCAGGCTACAAGGGGCACCCCAGCTTCCACAGCATGATCAGTAAACTTCGAAGCCAGATAATCTCCATGTCCCGGCCGCAGCTTTCACATACTATCCTGACCGAGAAAAACTG GTTCCACTATGCCGCTCGTATCTGGGACGGAGTGAAGAAGTCATCGGCGCTGTCTGAGTACAGCAGATTACTGGGCTAG